One window of Quercus robur chromosome 12, dhQueRobu3.1, whole genome shotgun sequence genomic DNA carries:
- the LOC126708071 gene encoding uncharacterized protein LOC126708071: MDIGAPKTISKVSVKGKKDFVRARLHKARSTGAVDGASSSVSLFEILPREEIPVFSADDDRHQGAPSDFLFSAKVQSEMDADFQQCGHGVAHGEPSEITSGCGLSQSVGRGGLEMVQDVDVNVCKDRRGSSACDEGAKNRADEGMEDAGWMELEGGGEVLIWNCRGALKPNFQDHIREFFRSHNPAILVVMETHIGGMRAREITDRLPFENAIHTDTIGLAGGLWMLWNSERVDVTHLASTEQEIHAIVKVIAGDFNEPLTGEDKFGGRPAWHPNASLLEAVKVFIEDAAKWNRLNFGNIFDKKKSIMSRLNGIQKVVSVRPSNFLLNLESELQRKLEVVLTQEEEFWALKSRVNWMIQGDRNTAFYHVSTLVRRKRNQILAIKDLTGEWIHEEMGVREFIRRGFEGVYTSSHLSSSRINPLVSHWQAKLSEEEKMSISGAASEEEIKSALWSLKPFKAPGPDGLHAGFFQRFWLVVGKSVLEEVGRIFSKRKIPDFLNRTHITLIPKIQGPETLAFVSGRKSVDNVIIVQEIIHSLSKKRGNVGYMALKIDLEKAYDKLEWSFIRDMMIRANFAEDLVELIMSCVSTVSTEIMVNGEALEPIYPSRGIRQGDPLSPYLFILCMEFLGQLIQEKCHAKLWQPVKVSQSGPAFSHMFFADDLVLFARADAINCSTIRDVLDSFCKISSQIVSEAKSRVFFSPNVGRDSRESFCDILGFHSTPSLGKYLGFPIRHTGSSSQDFNYILDRLSARVLDGIDRVNRNFLWGPSEAAKKVHWVGWHKVVIAKEEEGLGLQASKGRNKALLAKLNWHFHTEKDALWSQVLRQKYCSSRRVNARNGNRLPSSPIWRAMRRGMGTFEKGAMWTIGRDSNLNFWLDCWMVQGPLRKLIQGSLTQEASHLRVRDVLTDARWQWGLIPFKLPYDLKALIQAVPFSTMTRGSDKLAWASNPRGSFDLKSAYSMSLADDNNPWLKLGWVWKLETLPRIKSFIWRCAHNSIGVKGCLVRRGMGEDDICPICRVDSESILHAIRDCARVKDVWIQLGVGWQNREFWNEDMQDCYNPRLAACIRDQAFEFLYYAVPPRQVVCNVIKRIRWERPPIGWKKLNTDGSSLGSNGQAGCGGTVRDEHGRWLAGFSKFIGSASAFVAEMWGLRDGLVLCSNLNIQCLLVEVDSSALVLALLNPKYDNLVVSPLLDDCRHLLSCFLQV, from the exons ATGGATATAGGGGCTCCAAAGACTATTAGTAAAGTCTctgtgaaaggaaaaaaggatTTTGTCCGGGCTAGGTTGCACAAAGCTCGGTCTACAGGCGCTGTTGATGGAGCTTCTTCGTCAGTCAGCTTGTTCGAAATTCTGCCACGAGAAGAAATCCCTGTGTTTAGCGCTGATGATGATCGGCATCAAGGAGCGCCttcagattttcttttctcCGCCAAGGTGCAATCGGAGATGGATGCTGATTTTCAACAGTGTGGTCATGGAGTTGCGCATGGAGAGCCAAGTGAAATCACGTCTGGCTGTGGCTTGTCTCAATCGGTGGGTAGAGGTGGCTTGGAGATGGTTCAGGATGTGGATGTGAATGTCTGCAAGGATAGGAGAGGCAGCTCG GCTTGTGATGAAGGTGCTAAGAACAGGGCAGATGAGGGGATGGAAGATGCAGGTTGGATGGAGCTTGAGGGTGGAGGCGAG GTGTTAATTTGGAATTGCAGAGGGGCTTTGAAGCCCAATTTTCAAGATCATATTAGAGAATTTTTTCGCAGTCACAATCCAGCGATTCTAGTTGTGATGGAGACTCACATTGGTGGGATGAGAGCTAGGGAGATAACCGATAGGCTTCCGTTTGAGAATGCTATCCATACGGACACTATTGGTCTTGCTGGGGGCTTGTGGATGTTGTGGAATTCGGAAAGGGTGGATGTCACTCACTTGGCAAGTACAGAGCAAGAGATTCATGCTATTGTAAAG GTTATTGCGGGAGATTTCAATGAGCCGCTTACTGGGGAGGATAAGTTTGGTGGTAGGCCA GCGTGGCATCCAAATGCTTCGTTGTTGGAGGCAGTAAAGGTTTTCATTGAAGATGCAGCTAAGTGGAATAGATTGAActttggaaatatttttgataaaaagaaaagcattATGTCTAGGTTAAATGGCATCCAGAAGGTTGTGTCGGTTAGGCCTTCAAATTTTCTCCTTAACTTAGAGAGTGAATTGCAAAGGAAGCTTGAAGTGGTGCTTACGCAAGAGGAGGAATTTTGGGCCTTGAAGTCTCGAGTGAATTGGATGATTCAGGGAGATCGAAATACAGCTTTTTATCATGTTTCGACCCTGGtgagaaggaaaagaaatcaGATACTAGCCATAAAAGACCTTACTGGGGAATGGATTCATGAGGAGATGGGAGTTAGGGAGTTTATCAGAAGGGGTTTTGAGGGAGTGTATACCTCATCGCATTTGAGTAGCTCTCGGATTAACCCTCTAGTTTCTCATTGGCAAGCCAAGTTATCAGAGGAGGAGAAGATGAGTATTAGTGGGGCTGCTTCGGAGGAGGAGATTAAATCGGCCCTTTGGTCGCTCAAGCCTTTCAAAGCTCCTGGTCCAGATGGCCTCCATGCCGGCTTCTTCCAAAGATTTTGGCTGGTTGTGGGTAAATCGGTTTTGGAGGAAGTTGGGAGAATCTTTTCGAAAAGGAAAATTCCGGATTTCTTGAATAGGACCCACATTACCCTCATCCCTAAGATTCAAGGTCCTGAAACGTTGG CTTTCGTTTCGGGAAGGAAAAGTGTTGACAATGTTATCATTGTTCAAGAGATCATCCATTCTCTTAGCAAAAAGAGAGGTAATGTGGGGTATATGGCTTTGAAGATTGATTTGGAAAAGGCTTATGATAAACTTGAATGGAGTTTCATTAGAGATATGATGATTAGAGCTAATTTCGCAGAGGATCTAGTGGAGCTGATTATGAGCTGTGTATCTACTGTTTCAACAGAAATAATGGTCAATGGGGAAGCTTTGGAGCCAATATACCCGTCAAGGGGGATTAGGCAAGGCGACCCTCTTTCTCCGTACCTTTTCATCCTTTGTATGGAGTTTCTTGGTCAACTCATTCAAGAAAAATGCCATGCCAAGCTTTGGCAGCCGGTTAAGGTGTCCCAAAGTGGCCCGGCCTTTTCTCACATGTTCTTTGCGGATGACTTAGTTCTTTTTGCTAGAGCTGATGCAATCAATTGCTCCACAATTAGAGATGTGTTGGATTCTTTTTGCAAGATCTCGAGTCAAATTGTGAGTGAAGCCAAATCTAGAGTATTTTTCTCGCCAAACGTGGGTAGGGATAGCAGGGAATCTTTTTGTGATATTCTTGGGTTCCACTCTACTCCATCCCTTGGGAAATATCTTGGTTTTCCAATTAGACACACGGGATCTTCTTCTCAAGACTTCAATTACATTCTTGATAGG TTGTCGGCTAGAGTTCTTGATGGTATTGATCGGGTAAACCGGAATTTTCTTTGGGGTCCATCAGAAGCCGCTAAGAAAGTCCATTGGGTTGGCTGGCATAAAGTTGTTATTGCCAAGGAGGAAGAGGGTCTTGGGCTGCAGGCTTCAAAAGGTAGAAACAAGGCCCTTCTTGCCAAGTTAAATTGGCATTTTCACACGGAAAAGGATGCTTTGTGGTCCCAAGTGTTAAGGCAGAAATATTGCAGCAGTAGAAGAGTGAATGCTCGAAATGGGAATAGGCTTCCAAGCTCTCCGATTTGGAGAGCGATGAGGAGAGGAATGGGCACTTTTGAGAAAGGTGCTATGTGGACGATTGGGAGAGATAGCAATCTAAACTTTTGGTTGGATTGCTGGATGGTTCAAGGGCCTTTGCGTAAACTGATTCAAGGTTCTTTAACCCAAGAGGCCAGTCATCTTAGAGTGAGAGACGTGTTGACAGATGCAAGGTGGCAATGGGGGCTGATTCCTTTTAAGCTTCCCTATGACTTGAAGGCTTTGATCCAGGCTGTTCCGTTTTCAACTATGACTAGGGGAAGTGATAAGTTGGCTTGGGCAAGCAACCCGAGGGGTTCTTTTGATCTAAAGAGTGCTTACTCTATGTCTTTGGCGGATGATAATAATCCTTGGCTCAAATTGGGGTGGGTTTGGAAGCTAGAAACTCTCCCTAGAATCAAATCTTTCATATGGCGTTGTGCCCATAATAGTATAGGGGTGAAAGGGTGTTTGGTGAGAAGGGGTATGGGGGAAGATGATATTTGTCCCATTTGTCGAGTGGATTCCGAGTCTATTCTGCATGCTATTAGGGACTGTGCAAGGGTTAAGGATGTGTGGATTCAGCTGGGCGTTGGGTGGCAAAACCGAGAGTTTTGGAATGAAGATATGCAGGATTG CTATAATCCAAGACTTGCTGCTTGCATTCGTGATCAAGCCTTTGAGTTTCTGTATTATGCTGTTCCGCCTAGACAAGTTGTGTGCAATGTGATTAAGAGGATTCGTTGGGAGAGGCCTCCAATTGGTTGGAAGAAACTTAACACTGATGGCTCTAGTTTGGGAAGCAATGGTCAAGCTGGTTGTGGTGGCACCGTGAGAGATGAGCATGGGAGGTGGCTAGCTGGTTTCTCTAAGTTTATCGGTTCAGCAAGCGCCTTTGTAGCTGAAATGTGGGGTCTTAGAGATGGTTTAGTGCTGTGCAGCAACCTTAATATCCAATGCCTTTTAGTTGAAGTTGATTCCAGTGCTCTTGTTCTTGCCTTGCTTAATCCCAAGTATGATAACTTGGTAGTTTCTCCTTTATTGGATGATTGCAGACATCTTTTGAGCTGTTTCCTTCAGGTTTAG
- the LOC126708070 gene encoding uncharacterized protein LOC126708070 translates to MPLSPNHSFSPWNWATSFKDKLMGEIPGAFSQAFKLVDNMEDESDSEEGEVEALLLSLWKPVGRLECVDLGHGFFLTRFSLREDYDAILKKGPWFIGEHFLSIRPWELDFRPATANVSSIAVWIRLNELPIEYYNEEALVQIGKSIGTVLRIDTHTASETRGRFTRLCVQIDVTKPLVTGISIGKFEQSVSYEGIHRLCFDCGRVGHQKEICPFTIRRDIPPQASEMEAEVDVAASSCRVHVADVGKDKGGPTGNVLAAGHEEESAGAYGPWVVVTRKKTKNLRSSGTHPPQGFVPSR, encoded by the exons ATGCCACTGTCTCCTAATCATAGTTTTAGTCCTTGGAACTGGGCTACTTCCTTCAAAGATAAACTTATGGGGGAGATTCCTGGTGCCTTTTCTCAGGCCTTTAAGCTTGTGGATAATATGGAGGATGAGTCAGACTCAGAGGAAGGAGAGGTGGAAGCTTT ACTGTTGTCACTTTGGAAACCAGTTGGAAGGTTGGAATGTGTCGACTTGGGTCATGGATTTTTCCTTACCCGATTCTCTTTGAGAGAAGATTATGATGCTATTCTCAAGAAAGGGCCTTGGTTCATCGGCGAGCATTTTCTTTCCATAAGACCCTGGGAGCTTGATTTTCGACCGGCGACGGCAAATGTTTCATCCATAGCTGTATGGATTAGGCTCAATGAGTTGCCAATTGAATATTACAATGAGGAGGCCCTAGTGCAGATTGGAAAATCCATTGGTACTGTGTTGAGAATTGACACACATACTGCGTCGGAAACCCGTGGAAGGTTTACGAGACTGTGTGTGCAAATTGATGTTACTAAGCCGCTCGTGACAGGTATTTCTATTGGGAAGTTTGAACAATCGGTTTCGTATGAAGGGATTCATAGGCTTTGTTTTGACTGTGGAAGAGTTGGACATCAAAAGGAAATCTGTCCTTTTACCATCCGGCGAGATATTCCTCCACAGGCGTCGGAGATGGAGGCTGAAGTCGACGTGGCAGCGAGCTCATGCAGAGTGCATGTTGCTGACGTGGGGAAAGATAAAGGAGGCCCCACAGGGAACGTGTTGGCTGCAGGGCATGAGGAGGAGTCTGCAGGGGCGTATGGTCCTTGGGTGGTTGTTACtcgcaaaaaaacaaaaaatctcagAAGTAGTGGAACGCATCCTCCCCAGGGATTTGTACCATCCCGCTAG